A stretch of Oreochromis aureus strain Israel breed Guangdong linkage group 11, ZZ_aureus, whole genome shotgun sequence DNA encodes these proteins:
- the si:dkeyp-84f3.5 gene encoding zinc finger protein 2 homolog, giving the protein MMPSVHGQNHFVMEKQKSGNSASSANSAAEINFICTECGDGFSQYANVLAHMAVHGPLESFSFDGSSNGFEVPREYVLQENGTLTVVNGLTQSHSSLKPVSPGVLPSHSHFPSSVRPVSPNVKSQPAPYKEVFRPRPSDVNSDKSRQGHYRCEICNRSFNSLQSLHRHQQYRNTERGYKCTLCCKIFEDRQDLKRHLHDHLNERFHCCRLCGKRFLKADALNAHQKENHPISKGTALGKSENKQEKKLEKTYPCKKCKLNFFWMSDFQTHSLYHCKGKEPDALFESEIEIDIDINSKDLHNVQLENCHSNGTAIDMQNGETKIFRHSSDDNDYSFTPYRCGLCGDRFQKLAALKEHHLTHQTQEEIDQMNQESQKPLKQRVQPKARRRRGGNPNGKLHPCKHCHRVFNHSSSLSRHMRYHKGTMHTCVFCGRHFPQRCDLRRHVVMYHKAELDKKPGLKHLYTAPPKGPPYTSLSNSEKNMSPLNENTKSSSDYEAVASPEQNQNDKQSGKAGRVNYKCQECGKRFGLLCVYQRHLRYHKKEPNKCPQCPAQFRNSSSLELHLQNHPSTEEVNDAGQTSHGTGTSVDAVLEKGNAEDIEDDYMDHTQNDKGSSSEAVYECTECTETFSCLETFLQHQTSHGSENNG; this is encoded by the coding sequence ATGATGCCATCTGTACATGGACAAAATCATTTCGTAATGGAGAAGCAGAAGTCTGGAAACAGTGCGTCTTCAGCCAATTCAGCCGCAGAAATTAACTTCATCTGCACTGAGTGTGGTGACGGATTCAGTCAATATGCTAATGTATTGGCACACATGGCAGTTCATGGACCTTTGGAGTCATTTTCCTTTGATGGCTCATCTAACGGATTTGAAGTCCCCCGAGAATATGTGCTACAAGAAAATGGTACACTGACAGTTGTGAATGGTTTGACACAGTCACATTCTTCTTTGAAGCCAGTATCTCCTGGAGTTTTGCCATCACATTCACATTTCCCATCCTCTGTAAGGCCAGTATCTCCAAACGTAAAATCGCAGCCTGCTCCTTACAAAGAGGTATTCAGGCCAAGGCCGTCAGATGTGAACTCAGACAAGTCTCGCCAGGGACATTACCGCTGTGAAATATGTAACAGATCATTTAATAGCTTGCAGAGTTTACATCGTCACCAGCAATATCGAAACACAGAACGAGGATACAAATGTACTTTGTGTTGCAAAATCTTTGAAGATAGGCAGGATCTCAAGAGACACCTCCATGACCACTTAAATGAAAGGTTTCACTGCTGTCGTCTTTGTGGTAAGCGATTCCTGAAAGCAGATGCACTGAATGCTCACCAGAAAGAAAATCACCCTATTTCCAAAGGTACAGCTCTGGGTAAATCTGAGAATaagcaggaaaaaaagcttGAGAAAACATATCCTTGTAAGAAGTGCAAACTGAATTTTTTCTGGATGTCAGATTTCCAGACACATTCCCTCTACCATTGCAAGGGGAAAGAACCTGATGCTTTATTTGAATCTGAAATCGAAATTGACATTGACATAAATTCTAAGGACCTACACAATGTGCAACTTGAAAACTGCCATAGTAATGGCACAGCGATTGATATGCAGAATGGGGAGACTAAAATCTTTAGGCATAGTAGCGATGACAATGACTACTCTTTCACACCATATAGATGTGGTTTATGTGGGGATCGTTTCCAGAAGTTAGCAGCTTTAAAGGAACATCATCTCACACATCAAACCCAGGAGGAAATAGATCAGATGAATCAAGAGTCCCAAAAACCTTTAAAGCAAAGGGTCCAACCTAAAGCCAGACGTAGAAGAGGGGGTAATCCAAATGGAAAGCTCCATCCATGCAAGCACTGTCATCGTGTCTTTAATCATTCTAGTAGTTTATCCCGGCACATGAGATACCATAAAGGTACAATGCACACATGTGTATTTTGTGGTAGGCATTTTCCTCAGCGCTGCGATTTGAGGAGACATGTAGTCATGTATCACAAAGCTGAATTGGATAAGAAGCCAGGTTTAAAACACTTGTACACAGCTCCACCAAAAGGTCCTCCATATACTTCTCTTAGTAATAGTGAGAAAAACATGAGCCCTCTTAACGAAAACACCAAGAGCTCTTCTGATTATGAAGCTGTAGCTTCACCTGAGCAGAATCAAAATGATAAACAATCAGGAAAAGCAGGTAGAGTTAACTACAAATGCCAGGAATGTGGAAAGAGATTTGGGCTGTTATGTGTGTACCAACGGCACTTGCGTTACCACAAAAAGGAGCCCAACAAGTGTCCCCAGTGTCCAGCTCAATTTAGGAATTCCTCATCCCTTGAGCTTCATCTTCAGAATCACCCAAGCACTGAGGAAGTGAATGATGCTGGACAAACATCTCATGGCACTGGTACTAGTGTGGATGCTGTCTTGGAAAAGGGTAATGCAGAGGACATAGAGGATGACTATATGGACCATACTCAAAATGATAAAGGAAGTTCTTCAGAGGCTGTCTATGAGTGCACAGAGTGTACTGAGACATTCTCATGCTTGGAGACGTTCCTTCAGCATCAGACTTCTCATGGTTCAGAAAACAATGGGTAA